Within the Micromonospora citrea genome, the region GACCCCCTCCAGCAGGCGCTCCGAGACCCCCCGGTCCGCCGGCAGCACGCGGGCCACGTCCTCGAAGCCGCGCACGGTGGCGTCGATCGCGTCCTGGAGCTGGCTGATCTCCCACTCGTCCTTGGCCAGCTTCAGCTCCGCGATGGCGATCGCCAGCTCCCAGTCGCGGGCCGGCTGGCCCTGGGCGCGGGGACCGTCGTACGGGCGCACGGCCCGGTCCACCCGCCCGTCGAAGCCGCGCAGCACCCGGGTCCGCCCCGGCGCCAGGTCGGCCAGCGCGCCCTCCAGCTCGGTCAGGTCGGCGGTCGGCACGCCCAGCTCGGTCGACTTCTCGGCCAGGCTGTGCCGCCGGCCGAGCCACAGCTCACCGTGGCGGCTGCGGAAGAACTCGTCGTTCTGCCGGGACGACCGGGGACGCATGTACAGCGTGGCGTCGTGACCCGACCCGTTCGGCCGCAGCACGAGCACGCTGTCCGGTTCGTGGTCGCCCGTCAGGTAGGCGAAGTCACTGCCCGGCCGGAACGGGTACGCGGTGTCGTTGGCGCGAACCTTCTCGCCGCCGGTCGGGATCACCAGGGTCTCGCCCGGGAAGGCGGCGGAGAGCGCGGCGCGGCGCTTGGCGTAGTTGGGCACCTCCGGCCGCGGCCCGATCGGCAGCGTCGTGTCCCGCCAGCCCTGCCGCATGAACGCCAGGAACGCCTCCGGGAAGGCCGGGTCGTGCGACTCGGTGCCGTCGGCCGGCTTGTTGTCGGTGCGTTCCTCGGTCATGCTTCGCTCCCTCCGGATCCGTGCTGGTCCTGACGGTACTCCGCGCCTCGGCGGCCCGGGCGCCCCGGTACGCCCGCCGCGTGGGCCGGGACGGAAGAGGCTGCGGTGCCGCGACGCCCGGTCGGGGCGCGTGGAAAGATGACCACCATGTGCGGACTCCTGGCCTTCTTCAGCGCGCGCGGCGACGCCGCCGCCCACCGCGACAACATCGCCGGGGCGTTGGAATGCCTGCACCACCGCGGACCGGACGAGACCGGTGTCGAGGTGGTCGGCGACGCCTCCGGCCGGTACGCGGACGGGGTGTTCGCGCACAAGCGCCTGGCGATCATCGACGTGGCCTCGAGCCAGGAGCCCCTGTCCTACGCGAACGGGCGCTACCTGCTCACCTTCAACGGCGAGATCTACAACTACATCGAGCTGCGCGAGGAGCTGATCCGGAACTTCGGCGCGCAGTTCGCCACCGCGGGTGACGGCGAGGTGATCGTCGCCGGCTACCACTTCTGGGGCGAGCAGGTGCTCACCCGGCTGCGCGGCATGTTCGCCTTCGTCATCTGGGACCGGCAGGAGCGCCGCGCCTTCGGCGGCCGGGACTACTTCGGCATCAAGCCGCTGCACTACCTGGAGACCGCCGACGGCCTCTACCTCGCCTCGGAGAAGAAGGCGCTGCTGCCCTTCGCGCACTCCAACTACCAGGGCGACGCCGGCATCGACACCGCCAACCTCAGCCACTACCTGACGCTGCAGTACGTGCCGGAGCCCGGCACCCTGCACAAGGGGATCAACCGGATCGGCTCGGGGGAGTACCTCACCTGGACCCCGGGCGGGCGGATCGACGTGCGGCGGTGGTACAGGCCGGTGTTCCGGCCCACCCCGGTCTCCGACGAGCAGCGGCTCTACCACGAGATCCGGGAGACGCTGCGGGAGAGCGTCCGGATGCACATGCGCTCCGACGTGCCGGTCGGCTCGTTCCTCTCCAGCGGCATCGACTCGACCGCCGTGGTCGCCCTGGCGCGCGAGTTCAACCCGAACATCCTCACCTTCACCGTCGGCTACGACGTCCCGGGCTACTCCGAGATCGACGTCGCCCAGGACTCGGCCCGACACCTCGACGTGACGACCATCCCGACGAAGATCGGGCCGTACGACATGATCGAGGCGCTGCCGAAGATCGTCTGGCACCTGGACGACCCGGTGGCCGACCCGGCGCTGGTGCCCCTGTACTTCGTGGCCAAGAAGGCCGCCGAGCACGTCACGGTGGTCCTCTCCGGCGAGGGCGCCGACGAGTTCTTCGGCGGCTACACGATCTACCGCGAGCCGCTGTCGCTCAGCGGCGTCAACGGCCTGCCGGGCGGCGTGCAGAAGGGGCTGCGGGCGGTCTCCAAGGCGATCCCGCAGGGCGTCAAGGGCAAGAGCTTCCTGGAGCGCGGCACCACCCCGATCGAGCAGCGCTACTACGGCAACGCCCGGATGTTCACCGAGGAGGAGAAGCAGCACCTGCTGCGCCGCTACGACCCCTCGGTGCGCTACACCGACGTCACCGCGCCGATCTACGCGGAGTGCACCGAACTCGACGACGTGACCAAGATGCAGTACGTCGACCTCTACACGTGGCTGCGCGGCGACATCCTGGTCAAGGCCGACCGGATCTCGATGGCGCACTCGCTGGAGGTGCGGGTGCCCTTCCTGGACCGGGAGGTCTTCGACGTGGCGTCGCGGATCCCGGTGGACCTGAAGCTCCCGCCGCGCTCCGACGCCACCAAGTACGCGATGCGTCAGGCGCTGCAGGGCGTGGTGCCGCCGGCCATCGTCAACCGCAAGAAGCTCGGCTTCCCGACCCCCACCCGGGTCTGGCTGCGCGGCGAGATGTACGAGTGGGCCCGGCACGTGCTGGCCACCTCCGGCGCGGGCGACCTGCTCGACCTGTCGTACGCGATGCGGCTGCTGGAGGAGCACAAGCGGGAGGAGGCCGACCACTCCCGCAAGGTGTGGACCGTGCTGATCTTCTGCATCTGGCACGCCATCTTCGTGGCGAAGACCCTCGACCCGGGCATCCAGCGCAACCAGTCCGCCCTGCTCACCAAGCCGGTGGTCGGTTCGATGGTCCGCTGAACCACCCCGCCTCCGGGCCCGCCCGCGTCGTCGATCAGGAGGTCTGCGTCACCGGAACGGTCGGTGGTGACGCAGACCTCCTGATCGCTTCAGGGTCGGCGCCCGGCCCGGGTCCAGGGCCCGGGCCGGGGAGTGCGGGTGTCGGGTCAGCGGCCGGAGCAGGTGACCGTGGGCAGGGTGTTGGTGCCGTTGGTGGTGGCGACGAAGCCGAAGGTCGTGGTGCCCTCCGGGGCGATCGTGCCGTTCCAGGCCGCGTTGGTCACGGTGACCGAGGAACCGGATCCGCCCAGCGTGCCGCTCCACAGGCTGTTGATGCTCTGCCCGCTGGGCCACGTCCAGTTCGCCGTCCATCCGGACCACGTCGAGGCGGTGTGATTCATGATCGTGACCTCGCCCTGGAAGCCGCCGTTCCACGAGCCGACCACCTTGTAGACCGCCATGCAGTCACCGTCGTGCGGCGGCGGGGTGGTCGGGCTCGGCGGGGGCGTGGTCGGGTTCGGCGGCGGGGTCGTGGTGGGCGGCGGCAGCGTGCCGCCGGGGCCGACGCCGGTCACCTCGCCGTTGCCCCCGTCGAAGGTCACGTCCGAGCAGCCGAAGAAGTTCTCCTGGCTGTCCGAGCGGACCCACCGCGAGTAGATGATGTGCCGGCCGCTCTTGTTGGCCGGCAGGTTGCCGCTGAAGTAGTAGTGCCCGTCGTTGGTGCCGACCGCACCCCGCTGGGGCGGGTTGGTCACCGTCAGGAACGGCTGCTCCTCCAGGTCGCTCCAGGCCAGCGGGCGGGTGGGGCTCCAGCTGTCCTTCGTCACGTAGAAGTAGAAGGTGCCGGGGTGGTGGGCCCAGTTGCTGTAGCGGAACTCCATCCGCGCCCCGGCCGTCAGGTGGGTCAGCGGCCAGTCGGTGCGGGCCAGGTCGTAGCCGGCGAAGCCGGTGTTGCCGCCGCTGCACAGCTTGCCGTCCGGGATGTAGCCGACGGTCCGGCCGCCGGCGTCGGAGCGCAGCACGCTGAACCAGTTGTAGAGCGAGTTGGCGCCGCTCTGCGCCACGGCGGCCGAGCAGGCGGGGTTGTTCGGCCTGATCTCGCCGGTGGCGGTGAGGCCGTCCTTCCAGCACAGGAACGTCCGGCTGCCGGGGGTCATGGCGGCGCCGTGCGCGGCGGCGGGGTCGGGCCCCGCCGTCAGGGCGACGGCGCCCACGAGGAGGGTGGCGGCCGCGGTGAGCAACGCGGCCGTACGCGATCGGTGGGACACGGGTTCTCCTGACTCGCGGGACGCGGGCGTCCCGCGGGTGACGCGGGGTGGCAGCGCCGGCCGCCCCGCTGCACGAGCGGATACGACGGTCGCGGCGGACGTGCCCCGGCGCGGATGGCCGGCGGACGTGCGCCGTCGGCGGCCCGTTCTCGCGGGCCGGTGCCCTCGCGTGGATGTGAACCCGGCGCCGGCGGCACGGCAGCCCCCGCACCGCCCGGCATGCGCCATCCCACCACGCGGGCGGGACGGCGCGCAATAGCCCTTTCTCGATGTGTCAGTAACGCTCGGCGAGGTGTTCGCGGCCGGGCGGCGGCTCGTAGGCCGCCGGCCAGAACTCGGTGATCTCGCGGACCAGACCGGCGTCGTCGAGGTCGAAGAAGCTCGTGGCGGGGAGCTGCTCGCCCCGGTAGGCGCAGGTGATCCAGGTGGCGGCGTGCCGGCCCGAGGCGACCGCGCGGGTCACCGCGAGATGCCAGTCGCCGGGGTATTCCTGGTTGAAGCGCAGGAACGACTCCCGGCCGACGATCCGCTCGCGGGTCTGCGGCATGTGGTAGACCACGTCGTCGGCGAGCAGGCCGGCGAGGGTGTCCCAGTCCCTCGCCTCCAACGCCGTCCAGTAGGCCGACACGGCGGCTTCGGTGTTCATCATGGCGCGTACTGTGCCAGCCTGGTGCGACACGTTGAGTCGGCGCGCGGTGCGGACGAGGGGGAGCGGATGGGTTACGCGGTGGTGCTCGGTGAGGCGCTGGTCGACCTGCTCGACACCGAGTGCGACGGGGAGCCGGTCTACCGGCAGGCCGTCGGCGGCGGGCCGCTGAACGTGGCGGTCTGCGTCGCCCGGCTCGGCGGCGCGGTGCAGTTCGTCGGGTCGCTCGGCGACGACGCCCTGGCCGGGCGGATCCGCGACTTCCTGGCCGGGGCCGGCGTCGGCCTGGCCGGGGCGGTCACCGTCGCCGCCCCGACCGCGCTGGCGGTGGCCACCTTCGCCGGGCCCGAGCCCGACTTCCGGTTCTACGGCGAGCCGCCCTCCTACGGCCTGCTCGGCCCCGACGACCTCGACGCCGACCTGGTCGCGGGCGCCGACGTCCTGTACTGCGGGTCGATCGTGCTGCTCCAGCCGTCGGTGCTGGCCGCCGCTCGCCGGGCCTGGGCGCTGGCCGGCGGCCTGCGGGTCCTCGACCCCAACGTGCGACCCCGGCTGCTCGACGGGCCGGCCGCGCTGGCCGGGCTGCGCGAGATCGTGGCCGAGTTCGCCGCCGGCGCCCACCTGGTCAAGCTGAGCGCGGCCGACGCGAAGCTGCTCTACCCCGGCGAGCCGGAGGAGGGGGTGGCGGCGTACCTGCGGGAACTCGGCGCGGGCACCGTCGTGGTCACCCTCGGCGCAGCCGGCGCGGTGGTCGCCGCCGCCGGCGCCGATCCGGTACGCGTGCCCGCCCCGAAGGTGGAAGCGGTGGACGCGACCGGCGCCGGCGACTCGGTGATGGGGGCGCTCGTCGCCGACCTGCTGACCGACGGCGAACCCGCCGCGCCGGCCGGCTGGCACGAGCGGGTGGCCTTCGCGCTGCGGGTGGCCGCCCTGGTCTGCGAGTCGCCGGGCGGCGCGACCGCCATGCCCACCCGCGCCGAGGTCCTCGCCCGCTTCGCCCGCTGACCCGGAACCGTTCCGTCCGGTCGCCGACGGGTGGGAGGCCGCCCGCCGGCGCCCTCAGGCGGTGCCGTCGAGCTCGGCGTAGCCGCGGCGCGCGGCGTGCAGGGCGGGGCGCGCGCCGAAGGGCGCCTCGGCGGCGACGCGCTCGGGCGGGGCGCCGCCGGTGTGCCCGGCCCGGATGAGCCAGGCCAGCTCGACGAGCTGGGCGTGCTGCGCGCGGACGAACGCGGCGTCCACCGGCTCGCCGTGCCCCGGCACGACGACGGTCGCCGGGGTGGTCATCCGGAGCAGCTCGGCCAGGGCGTCCGGCCACTGCAGGGGGTAGGACTCCTCGAAGGCGGGCGGGCCGCTCTGCTCCACCAGGTCGCCGGCGACGAGCACGTCGGCGTCCGGCACGTGCACCACGAGGTCGCCCGCGGTGTGCCCGCGACCGGGATGGCGCAGCACCACCCGCCGGCCGCCCACGTCGAGCACGGTCTCGCCGTGCACGGTGTGGGTGGGCGCGAGCAGCGTGGTGCCGGGCAGCTCCTCGGCCAGCGCGGGGTGCTCGTCGCGCATCTCCTCGTACGCCTCCCGGCGCAGCCGGTCCGCCTCCTCGCGCATCGCCGCGGCGGCCACCTCGTGGGCGTAGACCGGGCGCGGCGGGTCGGCGGCGAGGGTCGCGTTGCCGAAGCAGTGGTCGAAGTGGTGGTGGGTGTTCACCACCGTCCACGGGTGGGTGGTGACCGCCCGGGCGGCGGCGGCCAGCTCGGCGGCCTGCCCGGCGGTGGAGAGCGTGTCGACCAGCAGCGCCGCCCCGTCGCCGACGACCAGCGTGACGTTGACGTGCAGCAGCGGCTCGCGCAGCACGTGCACCCCGTCGGCGACCTGCGTGAAGCCGGCGGTCATGACGACCGCGCGGCGCGTTCCACGAAGCGCTGCCGGTCGACCAGCACCCGCTCCACCCGGCCCTCGGCGACCGTCTCGTCGCCGTCGCTGACGCTCACCTCGAAGTGCAGGCGTCGCCCCTCGACCGCGGCCAGCCGGGCCTGCGCCACCACCGTCCGCCCCACCGGGGTGGCCGCGCGGTGGTCGAGCTCGACGCGGGTGCCGACCGTCGTCGACCCGCTGGGCATCCGGGTGGCGGTGGCCGCCACGGTGGCGGCCTCGGCGAGGGCGAGCACCCGGGGCGTGCCCAGCACCGGCACGTCCCCGGAGCCCACCGCCTGGGCGGTGTCGGTGTCGGTGACGGTCAGCTCCACCCGGGCGGTCAGACCCGGCGTGAGGGCGGGCTCCGGCTGCTGCTGCATGGTCAGAGCCTAGACGAGACGGCACCCGGTGGCGGGCCGCCCGCGCGGGAGCGTGGTGGTCGGCGTCGGTGGATGCCGCCCGCGCCGTTAACCTTGACCGCGATGTCTGTCGCGACCGACCCCCAGCCCCCCGCCCGGACCGGCCCACCCGCCTCGCCCGACGGCGGGCGTCGGCGCGTGGTCGCGATGACGGTCTGGGGGGTCGCCTTCGTCGCCGGCTGGCTCGGCATCGGCCTGCCGACCGACCCGGCCTACGCGTTCCTGTGGATCTGGGCGGCGACGATCGCCTGGAACAGCAGCCGCCCCTGGCGCAGCCACCTGCGCTTCGCCCGGGACTGGGTGCCGGTGGTGCTGCTGCTCGCGGTCTACAACCTCTCCCGGGGCTTCGCCGACAACGGCGCGACCCCGCACGCGTACGAGCTGATCGTCGCCGACCGGGTCATGTTCGGCTGGGCGACCGGCGGCGAGGTGCCGACGGTCTGGCTCCAGCAGCACCTCTACCGGCTCGAGGTGCACTGGTGGGACGTCCTCGTGAGCTGGGTCTACTTCTCCCACTTCGTGGTGGCGCTGGCCGCCGCGGCGGTGCTCTGGCTGCGCGACCGGGGGCGCTGGGCGGCGTTCATGCGCCGCTGGGGCTTCCTGTGCGCCACCGGGCTGGTCACCTACTTCCTCTACCCGGCCGCCCCGCCGTGGTGGGCGGCGCAGAACGGCCTGCTGGAGGAGGTCGCCCGGATCTCCACCCGGGGCTGGAAGGCGTTCGGCATGCACGGCGCGGGCAACCTGCTCAACGCCGGGCAGATCGCCTCCAACCCGGTGGCCGCCATGCCGTCGCTGCACACCGCGTTCGCCCTGTTCGTGGTGCTGTTCTTCATCCGGCAGACCCGCCGCCGCTGGTGGCCGCTGCTGCTGGCGTACCCGCTGGCGATGACCTTCACGCTGGTCTACTCGGGCGAGCACTACGTCATCGACGTGCTGGTCGGCTGGGCGTACGTCGGGATGACCTTCCTGGCGGTCGGCCTGGCGGAGCGCTGGTGGGCGGCCCGCCGGGCCCGCCGGCAGCCCGCCGGCAGCGACGCCGGGCCGGCCGATCCGCCGGCCCCCGCCGAACCGCCGGCGGTGCCGGCGACGCGCTGACCGCCGGGCGCGTCTGCCCGCACCTGCTGGTCGGTGGTCTGCTGGCCGTGGTCGCCCGGGCGGCGGTCAGCCCGCCCGCCGGGCGGCGCGCGCCCGGTCGGTCAGCTCCGCCGCCAGGGCCCACGCCTCGGCCAGGTCGCGGTCCCGGGCGGCCGCGCCGGCCCCGCCGGCGGTGTCGGCGTGCACCGTCGCCAGCCCCAGCCGCCGCTGCGCCGGCCCCTGCACCACCCGCACGCTCTGGATCCGGGCGTACGGCACGAGCGCCACCTGCCGCGTGAGCAGGCCGGACCGCACCGCGAAGACCCGGTCGTCCAGGCCGGCGCCGAGCACGTCCCGGCTCAGCGGGTTGAGCCAGCGGGCCCGCGCGGGGGGCGGGCTCAACGGCAGCGCGGCGAGCCGCACCCCGGGCAGCACCTCGGCCACGATCGCCTCGCCGGTCGGCAGGTCCCCGACGGGGAGCAGCCGGTCCGGGCGGTTACGGTCGTCGCCCTCGCCGGCGGAGTAGCCGGCCACCTCCAGGCGCAGCCGCAGCCAGCCCTTGACCCGCCACAGCAGCGGCCAGCTCACCCCGACGGTCTGCACTCGGTCCAGCGGGACCGTCTGGGCGCGGGTCTCCAGCAGCCCGTTGCGGATCCGCAGCGTGCCCTCGTCGCGGGCGAGCCGGAAGTTCCAGTCGTCGAGCACCCGGCGCACCGGCTGCAGCAGCACACCCGCCATGGCGGTGAGGGTGCTCGCCACCGCGATGAACGACCACGAGTCCTCGGAGAGGAACTGGGCCAGCACGAACGCCACGCCGAACGGGATCATGAACGCCTGCGGCGTCAGCAACTGGCTGACCAGCAGGTCGTTGTTGCGGACGGTGTGCAGCGGCCGGCCGGGCGGCGCGGACACCTCCGCCGGCGCCGCACCCGTCTCCGCCTCCGCCGCGACCCCGCCGGCCTGTGCCCGCCCCGCCAGGACGAGCAGCCGCCCGCGCAGCGCGGTCGCGTCGGCGACGCTCAGGTATGCCAGCGGCGCCTCGGTCTTGCCCCCGCCCACCACCTCCAGCCGCAGCTCGGCCAGGCCGGTGAGCTGGGCGAGCAGCGGGCGGACCACCTCGACGGCCTGGAGCCGTTCCAGCGGGATCGCCCGGGTGCGCCGCCAGACGAGCCCTTCGTGCACCCGCAGCTCGCGGCCGACCACGTGGTAGCCGGTGTGGTACCAGCTCACCACCGCCAGCACGGTCGCGCCCAGCGCCAGCACGACCGCCATCAGCGCGAACCAGCCGAAGCCGACCCGGGACAGCGTCGACCAGGACAGGCCGGCGATCACCACGACCAGCGACTTCGCGCCGTGCAGCGCGGGGCTGAGCGGATGCAGCCGCTGCCGGGGCTCGTGCGGCTCCGGCGCCCTGCCCACCTGCGCCGGCCCGGCGAACGAGGCCGCCGTGCCCGCCGGCGCCGGCCCGGTGAACGCGGGCGGCGGGTGCGGGCCGTCCGGGGCGTGGGCGGCGGCCGGATCCGGTCCGGCCGGCGCGGCGGCGGCCAGCCCGGGCGGGTCCGTCCGGTCCGCCGCGGGGCCGGCCGGGTCGCTCACAGCCCCTCCGCCCGGTCCTCGCCGAGCGCGGTGAGCCGATCGCGCAGCCGTGACGCCTCCGCCGGGCGCAGCCCCGGCACCCGGGCGTCGCTCGCCGCCGCCGCGGTGTGCAACTGCACGGTGGCCAGGTTGAACGCCCGCTCCAGCGGCCCGGCGCTGACGTCCACGAACTGCATCCGGGAGTACGGCACGATGGAGAGCCGGCGCACCAGCAGCCCGTGCCGCACCAGCAGGTCGTCCTCCCGCTCGGCGTACCCCCAGGCGCGTACGGCCCGGACGATGGTCACGACCCGCAGGGCGCCCAACAGCAGCACCACGCCGAACGCGACGCCGACGGGCCAGGCCCCGCTGAGCGCCCAGCCGACACCCAGCCCGAGCAGGACCACGCCCAGCAGCATCGCCAGCCGCAGCAGCTCCACCCAGATCAGGTCCGACGAGATCGTCTGCCAGCGGACCGTGTCCGGCCACGGCTCCAGCGGGCCCGCCGCGGGGCGGGGCGCCGCCGGCGGCGGGCCGGCGAACTCGGCACCGGTCACCGGAGAAATCCGTTGTGCGCGCTCACCCTTCGAGCGTAGGCGATCCGGCCACCGGTACGACCTCCCGGAGGAAGCCACGGGCGTCGAGAAAGTCGCCGAGGGTCGAGCGGTGCTCGGCGCAGGCGAGCCAGGTCTTGCGCCGGTCGGCGTCGTGCAGCCGGGGATTGTTCCACCGCAGCGCCCAGCGGGCGGGGGCACGACAGCCGCGCGACGAGCAGATCAGCGGCTCGTCGGTGGGGAGGGGGTCGCTCATCCGGCCCACTCTAGGGCGGGACGGGAGATTGAGCGCCGGGCGGCCACGGGGGGAGCCGCCCGGCGACGGGGTGAATCGTACACGCGCCGGACCCGTCGGTGTCCACCCGGTGAGCGACGATTCCGCCACGTGGAACGGCGTGGCGGAACGGCCCGGCGATCCGGCGAGCGGGGGCGGCGCGGCGAAAATCGGGTTCTCCCCACCTCGGCACTCAGCCGGGCATGCGAGTCTTGGTACGCACCACGCCGCGCGACAACCGATCATGCTGTGGAGGACCGGTGGCCCAGCCGACCACGCCCGACGCCCCGACGCCCAACGGGACGCGCCCGGAGACATCCGCGCCGGCGACCACGCCGGCCGAGGACGCGACCCTGCTGGAGCGGGCGCTGTTCGAGATCAAGCGGGTGATCGTCGGGCAGGATCGGATGGTCGAGCGGATGTTCGTCGCGCTGCTGGCCCGGGGCCACTGCCTGCTGGAGGGCGTGCCCGGGGTGGCCAAGACGCTCGCCGTGGAGACGCTGGCCAGGGTCGTCGGTGGCTCCTTCGCCCGGGTGCAGTTCACCCCCGACCTGGTGCCGGCCGACATCATGGGCACCCGCATCTACCGGCAGTCGAGCGAGAAGTTCGACGTCGAGCTGGGCCCCGTCTTCGTCAACTTCCTGCTCGCCGACGAGATCAACCGGGCGCCGGCCAAGGTGCAGTCGGCGCTGCTGGAGGTGATGAGCGAGCGGCAGGTCTCCATCGGCGGGGAGACCCACCGGGTGCCCGACCCGTTCCTGGTGATGGCCACGCAGAACCCGATCGAGCAGGAGGGCGTCTACCCGCTGCCCGAGGCGCAGCGGGACCGCTTCCTCATGAAGATCGTCGTCGGCTACCCGACCGACGCCGAGGAGCGGGAGATCGTCTACCGGATGGGGGTGGCCCCGCCCGAGCCGGTACCGGTGTTCACCACCGCCGACCTGGTCGCGTTGCAGCGGAAGGCGGACCAGGTGTTCGTGCACAACGCCCTGGTCGACTACGCGGTCCGCCTGGTGCTGGCCACGCGCGCCCCGGCGGAGCACGGCATGCCGGACGTCGCCCAGCTCATCCAGTACGGCGCCAGCCCGCGCGCCTCGCTCGGCCTCGTCCGGGCCACCCGGGCGCTGGCGCTGCTGCGGGGCCGCGACTACGCGCTGCCGCAGGACGTGCAGGACATCGCGCCGGACATCCTGCGCCACCGGCTGGTGCTCAGCTACGACGCGCTCGCCGACGACGTGCCCGCCGACCACGTCGTGCACCGGGTGATGTCCACGATCCCGCTGCCGTCGGTCGCGCCCCGCCAGCAGGCCACACCGACGCCGACCGCCACGCCGCCCGGTGCCGGTTGGCCCGGGCAGCGGCCGTGACCTCACCCGTCCGTCGGCCCGCCGACACCCCCTCGGACCGTACCGAAGCCGTCCTGTCGCGGCTGCAACTGCTGGTCACCCGCAAACTCGACGGCCTGCTCCAGGGCGACTACGCCGGCCTGCTGCCGGGGCCGGGCAGCGAGGCGGGGGAGTCCCGGGAATACCGCCCCGGCGACGACGTGCGCCGGATGGACTGGCCGGTGACGGCCCGCACGACGATGCCGCACGTGCGGCGTACGGTGGCCGACCGCGAGCTGGAGACGTGGCTGGCGGTGGACCTCTCGGCCAGCCTGGACTTCGGAACCGGCCGGTGGCTCAAGCGGGACGTCGTGGTGGCGGCCGCGGCGGCGCTGACCCACCTGACCGTGCGCGGCGGCAACCGGATCGGGGCGGTGATCGGCAGCGGCGGCGGCACGAGCGCTCCGGCGCGCCGCTGGCGCGGCGCGCCCCCGGTCCCCGGCCCGGACGTGTTCACCCGGGTGCCCGCCCGCTCCGGCCGCAAGGAGGCACAGGGGCTGCTGCGGGCGATCGCCGGCACCGAGATCCGCCCGGGGCGCAGCGATCTGGGCACGCTGGTGGACATGCTCAACCGGCCGCCCCGGCGGCGCGGGGTGGCGGTGGTCATCTCCGACTTCCTCGCCCCGACCGACCGCTGGGCCCGGCCGCTGCGCAAGCTGCGCGTCCGCCACGACGTGCTGGCGATCGAGGTGGTCGACCCGCGGGAGCTGGAGCTGCCCGACGTCGGGGTGCTGCCGGTGGTCGACCCGGAGACCGGGGGCCTGCACGAGGTGCAGACCGCGGACCCGCTGCTGCGACACCGCTACGCCGAGGCGGCGGCCGCCCAGCGGGCGGAGATCTCCGCCGCGCTGCGCGGCGCGGGCGCGGCCCACCTGC harbors:
- a CDS encoding PH domain-containing protein, with protein sequence MAAAAPAGPDPAAAHAPDGPHPPPAFTGPAPAGTAASFAGPAQVGRAPEPHEPRQRLHPLSPALHGAKSLVVVIAGLSWSTLSRVGFGWFALMAVVLALGATVLAVVSWYHTGYHVVGRELRVHEGLVWRRTRAIPLERLQAVEVVRPLLAQLTGLAELRLEVVGGGKTEAPLAYLSVADATALRGRLLVLAGRAQAGGVAAEAETGAAPAEVSAPPGRPLHTVRNNDLLVSQLLTPQAFMIPFGVAFVLAQFLSEDSWSFIAVASTLTAMAGVLLQPVRRVLDDWNFRLARDEGTLRIRNGLLETRAQTVPLDRVQTVGVSWPLLWRVKGWLRLRLEVAGYSAGEGDDRNRPDRLLPVGDLPTGEAIVAEVLPGVRLAALPLSPPPARARWLNPLSRDVLGAGLDDRVFAVRSGLLTRQVALVPYARIQSVRVVQGPAQRRLGLATVHADTAGGAGAAARDRDLAEAWALAAELTDRARAARRAG
- a CDS encoding PH domain-containing protein is translated as MTGAEFAGPPPAAPRPAAGPLEPWPDTVRWQTISSDLIWVELLRLAMLLGVVLLGLGVGWALSGAWPVGVAFGVVLLLGALRVVTIVRAVRAWGYAEREDDLLVRHGLLVRRLSIVPYSRMQFVDVSAGPLERAFNLATVQLHTAAAASDARVPGLRPAEASRLRDRLTALGEDRAEGL
- a CDS encoding AAA family ATPase, giving the protein MAQPTTPDAPTPNGTRPETSAPATTPAEDATLLERALFEIKRVIVGQDRMVERMFVALLARGHCLLEGVPGVAKTLAVETLARVVGGSFARVQFTPDLVPADIMGTRIYRQSSEKFDVELGPVFVNFLLADEINRAPAKVQSALLEVMSERQVSIGGETHRVPDPFLVMATQNPIEQEGVYPLPEAQRDRFLMKIVVGYPTDAEEREIVYRMGVAPPEPVPVFTTADLVALQRKADQVFVHNALVDYAVRLVLATRAPAEHGMPDVAQLIQYGASPRASLGLVRATRALALLRGRDYALPQDVQDIAPDILRHRLVLSYDALADDVPADHVVHRVMSTIPLPSVAPRQQATPTPTATPPGAGWPGQRP
- a CDS encoding DUF58 domain-containing protein encodes the protein MARAAAVTSPVRRPADTPSDRTEAVLSRLQLLVTRKLDGLLQGDYAGLLPGPGSEAGESREYRPGDDVRRMDWPVTARTTMPHVRRTVADRELETWLAVDLSASLDFGTGRWLKRDVVVAAAAALTHLTVRGGNRIGAVIGSGGGTSAPARRWRGAPPVPGPDVFTRVPARSGRKEAQGLLRAIAGTEIRPGRSDLGTLVDMLNRPPRRRGVAVVISDFLAPTDRWARPLRKLRVRHDVLAIEVVDPRELELPDVGVLPVVDPETGGLHEVQTADPLLRHRYAEAAAAQRAEISAALRGAGAAHLRLRTDRDWLLDMVRFVAAQRHARTRGTTR